The DNA sequence TAATTCATGAGATTATGTCGGTAAGAAGTTTGCGGATTCGTGTATCTCGCAGAATCAGTTTCTTTGGCGTCATTATGTCCAAACTGAATGAACAGATAATTACCCGGTTTTAAGGAATCCACGACTTTCTGCCAATGTCCCAAAGTGCGGAAACTTTTGGTACTTCTTCCATTTACTGCATGATTTTTAATAATGACATGATCGTTAAAAAATTGAGGCAGAACTTGAACCCATCCTCTCTCCGGATTTTTATCTGGATCTACTTTATTCGCCATCGTAGAATCTCCGATAGTGAAAATCGTTATTTTATCTGATTTCTTCATAGAATCTCCACTTTTACAGCTACATAGAATTAAAATAGAAACGATAATAAGATGATGTAATTTCATAAATTTAATACTTTTAGTTTTCAGCGATTTCAAACCAGTTATTATGCAACTCATCTTTTAGAATAATCGATTTCTGATATTGAGAGGCTTCTTTTTTATTTAATAGATGAGACCATTTCACACGTAATTTCGTATTTGCACCTGATCCTGAATTGTTGAATTCTGCATAAAAAGATTTATTCTCAGCGTCTTTTTTATCCCAGTTATTCCAACCTTCCGGGAGAATGTGATTTCCTAAATTTGAATTGAGAATAACGGTTTTCGCATGAGTTCTCCAAGGTCGCCCAAAATAAACTTTAGAAACATTTTTAGCAGAAGTGAATTTGCAGTCCTTAAACACAAACCCGAAAGGTGAATTGTCCGGCGTTGAAGCAGCCGTAATGTAGGAATCTTTTTTACTGAAGATTTCGCAACCTTCAAAAAAAGCAGTCGCACTTCCGAAAATAAAATCGGTTGTTCCATCGATGTAGCAATCTTTAAAATAGTATTTTCCTTCACCACTTAAATAAAGCGTATCCTGATTGCCAAGAATCTTGCAATTCAGTACAGAAACTCTATTTGCATTGATACTCAAAGCGATTGCCTGTCCGATATCTCCTGCAGAATTTTCGATGGTTAAATTTTTCAAAATGGCATCATTTCCTTCTACCAAAAGCGTCGGTGTAAAAAAAGTACTGTTTCTTCCTAAATCTACTTTTTTAAAATAATCATCGAACGTAATTATCGTAGAGTCTTTACTTTCACCAACCAAAGAAAGGTTAGAATTCCATTCGTGGAGTTTTACTTTCTCTTTGTAAATTCCGTTTTTAATGAAGATCGTAATTCTTTGATCAGGAAAAGCTTTTGTATTATTTATGGCATCTTGAATGGTTACAAAATCTCCTTTCCCCTCTTTCGAAACAATAAATGATTTTTTTTCCTGCGAAAAACTGAGCGAGGAAATTAAGATGGAAAAGAAGATTAAAAACACTTTCATCCTTTTCTATTTATTCAATTCTAAAGCGGCAAGAATAAAAGGCCCGGTTGCTTTCGGATCGTTATCTTTCTTCTTTTCATTGACATAATATTCAAAAGAGCCATCACGATAAGGCGTTCCACCCAAACCTGCGACAGCACACGCTTCTGTAATAGTAACCGATCCATCTGGGGAAACTTTTACCAGATTTTTAATTAAACCATCGAAACCTTTAACTGCTAAATTTTTATATTCTTTTGATAAATACCCTTTGTTGGCACCCTTCGCAAAAGCATAAACGAACATTGCACTTCCGGTCGCTTCCAAGTAATTTCCGCCTTGGTTTCCTTTGTCTGTAACCTGATACCACAATCCGGTCGGATCCTGATATTTTGCAATTGCTTTTGAAGTGGAATTTAAATAAGAAATCAATTCTGCTCTTTTCGGATGATCCTTGGGAAAATAATCCAATGCATCCACCAAAGCCATGGTGTACCAACCTAAAGATCTGGACCAAAAATTCGGCGAAGTTCCCGTTTGTTTATTTGCCCAATCCATTTTTCTACTTTCGTCCCAACCATGGAAAAGCAAGCCGGTTTTCGGATCAACTAAATGTTTTTGAATAATTTCAAATTGAAGCGCTACATCGTTCAAATTTTTTCCGCCTTCAAATTTTGAGGTGTAATGAGCATAGAAAGGAGCTCCCATAAATAAACCATCCAGCCACATTTGATTTGGGTAAATCTTTTTGTGCCAAAATCCACCTTCTGTAGTTCTTGGATGGGTTTCTAATTGACTGCGCAAAGTTTGCATGGCAGTCAGGTATTTTTGTTCCTTCGTTTTATCGTACAAGTCGAATAGGATATTTCCAGCTTCAATCATGTCGATGTTATAATTCTCAAATTTATAAGAAGGAATTTTTCCGTTTTCATCGATCGTTGCATCGGCGTAACCTTTTACATAATCGTAATATTTCTGGTCTTTTGTTTTTTTGTAAAGTTTCTCAAAACCCGTCATTACCAAACCATGAACATAATCCCATTTTGGTTCTGTTTTATCATCTAACTGATATGCTTGAGGATATTGTTTCATTAAAGTTAAAGCCATTCTTTCCGACCATTTTTTGTCGGTTGGAATTGATGTTCCGTCCGATTTTGTAGAAACATTCGTAGCGGTACAACTTACGGTAAACAATATTATCATCATTGAAAACCCGAGGAGAAGATGCCTGAAATTACTATTTTGCATGCTTAATTTTTTGATAAATTAATTTAAAGTTTATTTTTAGAATTAAGTTGATCTAATTTAATGTTGATATAATTCTGAAATTCTTCTTTCGTTTTTAAAGCATCCTGCTCTTTTTCCCAAGACGCCAAGAAATAATAAGTAACTTCTTTTGTCGTAGGTTTAAAAACGACCAAATAATCAAATGGACCGTCTTTAACTTCAGCAATGGTAGAAGTTTCATAGAAAAGTGCCATTCCTAAACCATCATCAAACATCGATTGATTTCCAAAAGTAGCAATATATCCCCACTTTCCATTCGCACTCTTTTTCTGCAAAAGCTCTTCTTTTTTCACTTTTACAATTCCAGTAGCAATACCCGAAATTGGTGCAGAAGGTGTAAACGAATATTTTGTAAATCGTTCATCAGGAAAAATAGAAAGTTTCGCTTTTAAATCAATTTTATCGTTTAAAGTTTTCCAACCTATATAATCAATGTTGACTGTAGATTTTTTAGCAGAGTTTTCTACATTTGCTGAAGTTTTATCAACGGTTTCGAAACGGTACATTTTGTCGTCAACAATTCTGGTGATCGATCCTAGACCAACTCCTTTGCCTACTTTCAAAACATCTGAACCCCAGTCTTGTCTTAAATGATAAGAGTCAAAACCATCTAGACCTACTTCTGGTAGGATTATTTTTTTACTTGTTTTCCCGAAAATATCAATTGCATTTCTCCAATCTAAATACAATCGGTAAGCAATTTTATTACTTTCCCAACCTGGACCTTCATACCGAATATCGAATGAATGATCAGTGTGCAAAGGATCCAGCGTGTGAGATTGAACACTTTTCCATGTTCCACCTTCATATTTTCTACCATTCCATTTTCCACCTTCTTTTACGGAGATTTCGGCATTGGTTTTCTGTTCTTTATTTGAATTTACTTTCTGCGAATTACAACTTATAGTTTGACTTAATATTACTGCGATTGCAGCTACTTTATAGATTTTCATTTTGATTTATTTTGAAATTTACATTTAGAAAATTACTGATATATTTTATAGTTGGTTCAAACCAAGGCTCAAAAAGCCAAAATGGATGTGGACTGTTTTCGATCTTTTCTACTTGGAAATAAATTCCGAATTCATTCAGCTTCGTAATAAAATCATTTTGTCCGGCACTGAATCTTTTGAACTGACTATTGATAAACAAGAAAGGAGGAGTTGTCGCGGAAACGTGAGACAAAGCAGAAGCATCTTGCCAAACTTTTGGAACTTCTTCATAAGTTCCGCCCAGCCATAATGCTGCAACTTCACCTTCCTCAGAATCTGGATGATGAAAGGATAAAAGTCCATCAATATCGATGACTGCATTAATTTCTGCAGGATATTTAGTTCCAATTAAAGAAACTATTTGTCCACCAGATGAGCAGCCAAGTAAAGCAATTTTAGTAGCGTCGATTTTAAATTTTTTTCTATTTTTTTTCAGGAACAGAATTGCATCACGAATATCATTAATAGAAGCGGGATATTTTGCTTCATCGGAAAGTCGGTATTCTACGGTGAAAGTCTGATAGCCCAAAAGTGCAATTTTTTGTGCCATCGGATTTTGCATTTCTTTTGAACCAGATTTCCAGCCGCCACCATGAATGAGAATTACTGCCGGTTTTGAGATTGAATTCTTATTAATAAAAGCATCCAGCTTCAAATCATGGTTTCCCACTTTTTTATAAATAATATCCGAAGTAAAATTAATTTCACTTGACTGCAAGAATTCTACTTTTTTAATAAAAGGAAACTTCTTAATTTCTTTTTGAAAGGCAGAATTCAGAGAGAAGGTCGGATCTTTCTTAATCTGACTGTAAATTAAGTTAATGAATAAAACGGCAAAAAGAGCACTATATTTTTTCATAAATAAAAACTCTAAAACACATCGCAATCGATTACACAAATTTAATTTAAATTACTTTAAATACAAACTTTTATATCGCAAATAAAGATATTTTACAATTTACAGTCATTTAGAAAAGCAAATTAATGTCAAAACCAACAAAAAAGTATCAAATTAAAAATAAGGATCAAAATAAATGACCTAAAAAGAATATTTTTTATACATTTGTGTAATCCATTACATAAATCGTAAAAACCTTATAGTAAATAGTTTAATTATGAAAAAAATATTACTTTTTTTGACATTAGTTTTAATGTCATTTAACTTACAGGCACAGTCTGTAAACATTACCCAAGAAACCGGCTGGCTAGAATCAGCGTATATCAAATGGGATCCAGTTACTACAGCAGACAGCTATAATGTGTATTACAGTGGAGGCGGATTTACCGATAAAAAAATTGACACCCAATTAATAAGAAGTTATGGAAGTTATTTTCGTGCAGATGTATTGGGTTTGGCAGCAGGTTCTTATACTATAAAAGTTGCTCCGGTAGTCGGAGATATTGAAGGAGCAGCAACAGTTTCTGGTTCAATTACTGTTTTAGCTCATGACAGAGCTGGTTTTGCACACAGTGATGGCAGAATTCCAGGAGGCTATAATCTTGACGGTACATTGAAAACTAATGCTGTTGTCCAGTACATTACACAAAATACAAAAAATAACGTATCGCTTAATGTTACAGGAGCTAACGCAAATCCATGTATCGGGTTGCAGGCAATTCTTGATGGCTTCAAAAAAGGTAATGATAACAGACCTTTAGTCGTGAGAATGATTGGAAATATTACGCATTTAACCAATATGTTAAACGGTGATATCGTCATTGAAAATAAAAACAATGTAAACAGTTCTATAACCGTAGAAGGTGTAGGATCGGATGCTGTGGCAAATGGTTGGGGAATTCGTATTAAACTTGCTTCTAACATTGAAGTAAGAAACATCGGTTTTATGCTTACAAACGGTGGTGAAGGCGATAATGTTAGTTTACAAGATAAAAACGACCACATCTGGATTCACCACAACGATATGTTTTATGGTGCAGCAGGAGGAGATGCAGATCAAGCAAAAGGAGATGGCGCGCTTGACAGCAAAAACTCAACAGATGTAACATTTTCTTATAACCATTTTTGGGACAGTGGAAAAAGCAGTCTTTTGGGTTTAAAAGAAGCTGCCAAACCAAATTTACGTGCGACCTATCATCACAACTGGTTTGACCATTCAGATTCTCGTCATCCACGCGTAAGAACTTATTCTGCACACATTTACAATAATTATTTTGATGGAAACTCCAAATACGGAGCAGGTTCTACCATGGCATCTTCCCTATTTTTAGAAGGAAATTATTTTAGAAACACTAAATATCCAATGTTGATTTCTATGCAAGGAACAGACACTTACAGTGGTACCGGTACTTTTTCCAGTGAAGCTGGAGGAATGATTAAATCATTTAACAATTTCATTACTGGTGCACAAAGATTTATTCCATATGATGCAACAAATTTCCCGGTAGAATTTGATGCGGTAGTTGCGACGACCAGAAATCAAGTAATTCCTAACACCATCAAAACGAAAAAAGGAGAAACACCTTATAATAATTTTGATACTGATCCTTTATCATATATTAATACTTTGGTAGTGCAGGAGCCGGAAGCAGCAAGAGATCAAACAATGCAATATGCAGGTAGAGTTTCTGGAGGTGATCTTCGTTTTACATTTGATAATACTGTTGATGATAAGTCTTATGACATCAACCCTGCCTTAAAAGCCTTGCTTACTAATTATCAAACTCAATTAGTGTTTGTACAAGGAGAAACTCCTGTAGTTGTAAGTTCACAAACCTTGACAGCACCAGGAAATAACGACCAAAATGTAGCAACAGGAGTTGCAATTTCAGACATGGTATTTACCTGGGGCGGAACAGCAGATGATGCTTCTGTAAGTGGTTTACCTGCAAGTGGAATTACTTTCGTGAAAAATATGGGCGAAAAAACAATTATAGTTTCTGGTACTCCAACCGAAGATGTAAGTTTTACTGTAACTACTTCGGGAGCTACAGGTACTCCAGTTAGCGCAGATGGAAATATCACAATAGAAGATAATCCAGCGAACACATCCAACATAATTCATAATTTCACAACTAATGGATTAGTAAGTTCATTTTATACTTTTGAATCTGCTAATCTGAATGCTGCTGATGGAAATACCACTTATGACGGTCTTACATTAACGAAGAGATTAAAAATTGAAACAGCAACTAAAATTAATTACAAAACAACATCTGTTTCTACTTTGACACTTGTTTTTAATTCTGATTTTGCAAAAAAGATAAAATTAGATGGCTCGAATTATACTGCAGTTAATGGTGTTGTTATTATCCCTAATGTTGCTGCGGGAGATCATTCAATTACGAAAGGAGACACAACGGATCTTTATTATATTAAAACAGAGTATGGAACTCTTGCGACAGGAAATACAGCTATAGCTGAAACTAATATAAAAATTTATCCAAATCCTGTTACTGATTATGTAATGCTTTCAGTTCCGGAAAATGTTAAGATTGAGAATATCTCGATTTATAGTACTGCTGGACAACTGGTAAAAACCTTTCAAGGTAAAGATCAAAAGATCAATTTAAGTAACTTAAAATCTGGTCTGTATATTATGAATGTTAAATCTAATAACGGTTCCCAACAATTTAAAATAATTAAAAAATAAAGTAAGGATTAATTTTTAATTTGAAGGATGGCAATAATTGTCATCCTTTTTTTAACGAAATATTCGTAATATAAATCCTTGGCCAATCAGATAATAAATGCATTAAACTAAATAGATGATTAGCTGTTTATATAGCCCATATTACAATTATCCAGAATTAGAGATAGTCAACTTTTAGAAAGAGATAAAGGATTTAGATTTACAAGAGAACGGTTCTTATGATTTAAATGTCCATTTACAACAGAAAGAAAATTTACACCAGACAATTATTAATATTTTAGCTTGGTGAAGCGGTTAAGTATGATTATTAAAAGTAGAAACCGTAGAGGAAATTTTGCTTATCCTACTCTATTTATTAACTACAATTTCAAATGAAGAAAGATCTTAAATCAAATTTAAATTGTCTGAAATCGATACATTATATCCGAAAACATCTGGCTAAAATTGAGAACAAAAAAAAGAGCAACAAAAATAATTTGTTGCTCTTTACAGTATTATGAAAAATTAATTGATAAAAAATTATCCTTATTTAACTAAAACTTTCTTCGAAGTAGAACCAGCTGCTGATTTCAAATTAACGATATAAAAACCGCTATTCAATTGAAAACTAGTATCGGATTTCGCATTTACAGATTTCACTAAAGAACCATTTGCCGTATAAACATCAATCTGGGTAGCTGATTTTAAATTATTTACAAAAACTTGATTTCCACTTGCAAATACGTTTGAGGTTGATTTAGTAACTGCAGCAGTTGCTAAAGTTGCAGTAGTTCCTACATTAGTAGCAGTAATCTGATAAACATTCATTGCCTGATCAGCTGCGATATAAATTCTTGTTGCTGAACCTGTATAAGTTGTCGTCGCAACCTGACCTACTGTAGAATCATTATAAAGGAAAGACTTAATAACAGATGTACCGTTGGTTACATAAAGAGTACGGTCACCGCCACCTCCATTCTTGTACCAAATGGTGATGGTTGAATTCCCATTTACATCAAAATACATCGCTCTTTGAGTTGGCATCGCAAAATCTGTAGTTCCACCTGCATAACTTCCGCCGTTAAATTTTAATCTTTTAGTAAAAGAATATCCATCGAAAGTTGCTGTATTGTTTTCCACAGCTCCCATCGTTGTGGTAGTTCCTGTAATAAATCCCAAGTTGTTCACTACGGTTGGCGCAGCATAACCACCACTTACTGGCCATTCTGCATTACTGAAGTTCCAAGTCGTAGTTTGAGCATTCACGAACGCTGATGAAACCAACAGCGCGGTTAATAAAGAAAGTAATTTTTTTCTCATGATTTAAAAATTTTAAGTTAATGATTTATATTATTTTACGATTATTGCAATCGATTACACAAATGTATAATTTATTTTAATTATAACAAAGTAAACAGTAGTGTTTTTCATAATGCGATTTTTGCTGGCTCTACTTTTTTTGAAATTTACCACTAAGAGCGTTTTTTTCCGCTTGGGCAGAAAAAATATAAAACCCACCTTTTAAACTAGCAATATTAATTTCGACTGGTACGGAAGCTTTAACATTGTGTTGAAGAGTCTTCAACAATTGACCAGCCATTGAAAATATTTCAATAGTTACTTTTCCAGTAATTTTTACAGGGAAATAAAGATATAGCGAATTATCACTGACTCTACTTACAATTGATTTTGTAGCATTTGCTCCCGTTGTATTAATTCCTAAATTGGTACAGTTGCTTGGAGAAATAATACCCGAAGCTGTAACCTGCAATGTAGCGCCGGCGCCACACGTAGCATCTGTCAAAAACATTTCCACTTTATCTACGGGAATAGGTGTATAAGAATAGGTCGGCGCAGCGACTGTACCAATATTTGAGGGAGTTTTAAGAGAATTTACAAAATTAATCGCAACAGTACCACCATCTCCAGGGTAATTAGTATAAACCGAGCCTATTTTTGCAAAATTCGTGTTCTCAACGTAACAGGTCGTATTATTTACGCCTCCGCCTAATCCAATTGCTTTGGAGCCTGAAACAGAAGTCTTATAATAAGAACTCAAAATATGAAGTTCTGCATTTCTCGCTCTTGGCATTCTTTCTTTTGCACCTTCACTCCAAAAACAATTTTGGAAGGTTATGCTGTAATGACCGTCTGAAGGTGCATCTGTGGCACTAGAACCTACCAAATTAGAAAATCGATGGTCATTTGAACCTCCAGAACCACCTGCGAGCGGCGGTTTTAAATAAGTGAATTTGCACCAGGAAACGGTAACATTATCAGATTTTCCTTTGATATCAAAATTTCCATCTAAGCCATCTTGAAATTCACAATGATCTACCCATAAATTGGTGGCTCCATCTGCCGTTAGGTTATCCTTTCCATCAATATCATATGCTCCGGGTCCTACAAATATTAAATTTCGAATGATGATATTGTTTGAGCCTGATTTCAGATTGAGAATTCCTGCACCGGTGAACGTTTGATTTTCATTCACCAATTTTGCTCCAGGTAATCCGATGAGTGATTTGTTAGTGATAACAGCGCTAATTTGATTATTGATAGGAACGGTAATCGTACCAGATACCAAAATAACTTTTGCTCCTGTTGAAGTTAAATTTGATTTTAAATCTGCAAATGTGGAAACCGTAACTGGCGTTGCAGAACCTCCTCCTGTAGTACCCGCAGCGAAACCTTCTGGTGCAGCTAAAAAATAATTCTGGCTGTAGCTGAAAATGCAAAGCAATGATGTTAAGAAACTAAAAATATATTTTTTCATTTTTGAAAATTTTAATGTTTATAATTGAAAGCACATTCTAAACGTAAGGTTGAAAGCTTTCATAAAAAAAATAAGAGTTCAACATAAAAAAAAACTTGCCGACTTTAAAAAGAATATTTTAAAATAAGGCAAGTTTTCATTTATTTCATAAGGATAATCTAGTACCCGAAGTCGTTCACGAGCAGACCATTGCTTCCATCTATAAACACTTGCCATATTGGCCAGAATTGTTTAGTATCTGGATTGTTTCTGTATAAAGCAGCAATTTTAGAATCGGTAAGGGAAGTCCAGTCAACTGCAGTCCAACCAGTACCTGGATTTGTATCTTCTCCACGATTCAATCCGTAAATAATCAACGTTTCATTATCTGCTGCATATTTATAATACAGAACAGAAGGAACATTAGCATATCTGTCGGTACGGTTTTTCAGTTCTGTAAGTCTGGCTTTTGCATCTGCCATATTCGTTCCCAAAAGATTCCAACGGATTAGTGCAAGTTTACGCTCCATTTCTCCTGTGAACTCGAATTTATGTTCATCAACAATAGCATTGAACATGCTTTGTTTTGAAGTCAATGCATTGACATAATTCTCTACTTTCTCAGGTCTGTCTGCTGCAACAAAAGCACGGTTTCTAAGTTGTTTTAAATAAACTGCGGCCGAAGCAGGTCCCTCGATTTCATTTGCTGCTTCTGCAGCCATTAATAAAATCTCAGCATAGCGCATATAAATTTTATTCACACCATCATCATTGGTAGAGGTTACCATTCTGCTCATCCATTCAAAACGATATTTACCAAAATACCATCTGTTAAATGCGCCTACTTCCTGTTTCGCTTTTCCTGCTACTGCAGTTCCCCATTTGTAAGGAACACAAGTTACATTTCGTCTCGTATCTTTTACATCGAAATCATAGAAAACGTTTGGTAGCGGACCACCTTGTCCACCTCTATTGCTGCCCATTTGCTGGTACTGATCATTGGTTGCATGGTTCACTGCAAATGTAAACAGAACACGACCTCTTCCTGCATCAAAAGGTATTTCCCAAAGAGATTCGTTTCCTGCAGCGATTACTTCCTGATTATATTTTTTCCATAATCCTTCGAAAGTAGGATCTAATTTAGCAGATCCACTATTAATGATATCTCTACATTCCTGTAAAGCAAGAGGATACATTTTAGCAACAGATAATTCTGGGTCTGTACTTCTTCTAATACCATCTGGATACTGTGAATAACCTGAAGCTGCCAAAGCAATTCTTGCTCTTAACCCTTTTACAAAGGCTTTATTAATTCGTTCCACTGATGCTGTTGCTGCATTACCGTTTGGCCACGGCACCAAAGTTTCTGCTTCTGCTAGATCTGCCAAAAGTTGCTTATAGATAACATCTCTGCTTGATTTCGCCATATAAACCGTTTCGGTAGTAATAGGCTCAAACCTTGCTGGAACATCGCCCCAACCTTTAACTAAATCTGAATAATAAACAGCTCTTAAAGCGAGTGCTTCTCCTAAAAGATAACCCAAATCTGAACCGGGTGTAGGATTACCATATTTGCGTAAACCTCTGATGCAAAGATTGGCTCTTTCAATACCTGTATACATCATCGCCCAAACATTATTAGTAGTGTTCATTTGGCTGTTATTGCGTTTGGTATCATAAACACATAAATCTGCATTGTCATTAGAGGTCGATTCAGATGAATTATACCATTCAATATCGGTGTTCATTCCATAAAACGGAATCCATCTTCCTCTGTAAGAATTGGTTTCAGCGATAGGAATCTTAATACCATCAACTGCCCCTTTTGCAAGATCAACGTTGGAGAATATAACAGCTTCTGATAAAGATGACGGCGCGTCTACAGTAAGCAAATCATCCCCTATCCTGTTGCACGAAAGCACAGTCAAAGACAAAAGCAGGATCGAAAGTTTTATTGTTATTTTCATTATTTTAAAATTTTAATAAGATCAATTATTTATAGTAGGCGATTAGAAATTAAGATTAACTCCGAATACCACCTGGCGACTTCTTGGGAATCCTGAGTAATCTACTCCTGGCGTCATAGGCGTCTGTCTTCTGGTAGAAACTTCAGGATCCTGACCTGAATATTTAGTAATTACGAAAACATTATATCCTGAGGCGTACAGTCTGATTTTGGTAAGACTGAT is a window from the Kaistella flava (ex Peng et al. 2021) genome containing:
- a CDS encoding T9SS type A sorting domain-containing protein, which gives rise to MRKKLLSLLTALLVSSAFVNAQTTTWNFSNAEWPVSGGYAAPTVVNNLGFITGTTTTMGAVENNTATFDGYSFTKRLKFNGGSYAGGTTDFAMPTQRAMYFDVNGNSTITIWYKNGGGGDRTLYVTNGTSVIKSFLYNDSTVGQVATTTYTGSATRIYIAADQAMNVYQITATNVGTTATLATAAVTKSTSNVFASGNQVFVNNLKSATQIDVYTANGSLVKSVNAKSDTSFQLNSGFYIVNLKSAAGSTSKKVLVK
- a CDS encoding DUF4861 family protein, with protein sequence MKIYKVAAIAVILSQTISCNSQKVNSNKEQKTNAEISVKEGGKWNGRKYEGGTWKSVQSHTLDPLHTDHSFDIRYEGPGWESNKIAYRLYLDWRNAIDIFGKTSKKIILPEVGLDGFDSYHLRQDWGSDVLKVGKGVGLGSITRIVDDKMYRFETVDKTSANVENSAKKSTVNIDYIGWKTLNDKIDLKAKLSIFPDERFTKYSFTPSAPISGIATGIVKVKKEELLQKKSANGKWGYIATFGNQSMFDDGLGMALFYETSTIAEVKDGPFDYLVVFKPTTKEVTYYFLASWEKEQDALKTKEEFQNYINIKLDQLNSKNKL
- a CDS encoding glycoside hydrolase family 105 protein, coding for MQNSNFRHLLLGFSMMIILFTVSCTATNVSTKSDGTSIPTDKKWSERMALTLMKQYPQAYQLDDKTEPKWDYVHGLVMTGFEKLYKKTKDQKYYDYVKGYADATIDENGKIPSYKFENYNIDMIEAGNILFDLYDKTKEQKYLTAMQTLRSQLETHPRTTEGGFWHKKIYPNQMWLDGLFMGAPFYAHYTSKFEGGKNLNDVALQFEIIQKHLVDPKTGLLFHGWDESRKMDWANKQTGTSPNFWSRSLGWYTMALVDALDYFPKDHPKRAELISYLNSTSKAIAKYQDPTGLWYQVTDKGNQGGNYLEATGSAMFVYAFAKGANKGYLSKEYKNLAVKGFDGLIKNLVKVSPDGSVTITEACAVAGLGGTPYRDGSFEYYVNEKKKDNDPKATGPFILAALELNK
- a CDS encoding rhamnogalacturonan acetylesterase — its product is MSCIITGLKSLKTKSIKFMKLHHLIIVSILILCSCKSGDSMKKSDKITIFTIGDSTMANKVDPDKNPERGWVQVLPQFFNDHVIIKNHAVNGRSTKSFRTLGHWQKVVDSLKPGNYLFIQFGHNDAKETDSARYTNPQTSYRHNLMNYITEARSKGAIPIMFSSIARRKFNEQGVLLDSHGNYTLIARLVAREMNVPFFDMQYLTENLEMIYGVENSKKLHLHYLPGEHPYYPKGIDDNTHLSVLGATEVAKLFVKELEIQKHPLSYYLQIKN
- a CDS encoding pectinesterase family protein, which translates into the protein MKVFLIFFSILISSLSFSQEKKSFIVSKEGKGDFVTIQDAINNTKAFPDQRITIFIKNGIYKEKVKLHEWNSNLSLVGESKDSTIITFDDYFKKVDLGRNSTFFTPTLLVEGNDAILKNLTIENSAGDIGQAIALSINANRVSVLNCKILGNQDTLYLSGEGKYYFKDCYIDGTTDFIFGSATAFFEGCEIFSKKDSYITAASTPDNSPFGFVFKDCKFTSAKNVSKVYFGRPWRTHAKTVILNSNLGNHILPEGWNNWDKKDAENKSFYAEFNNSGSGANTKLRVKWSHLLNKKEASQYQKSIILKDELHNNWFEIAEN
- a CDS encoding T9SS type A sorting domain-containing protein codes for the protein MKKILLFLTLVLMSFNLQAQSVNITQETGWLESAYIKWDPVTTADSYNVYYSGGGFTDKKIDTQLIRSYGSYFRADVLGLAAGSYTIKVAPVVGDIEGAATVSGSITVLAHDRAGFAHSDGRIPGGYNLDGTLKTNAVVQYITQNTKNNVSLNVTGANANPCIGLQAILDGFKKGNDNRPLVVRMIGNITHLTNMLNGDIVIENKNNVNSSITVEGVGSDAVANGWGIRIKLASNIEVRNIGFMLTNGGEGDNVSLQDKNDHIWIHHNDMFYGAAGGDADQAKGDGALDSKNSTDVTFSYNHFWDSGKSSLLGLKEAAKPNLRATYHHNWFDHSDSRHPRVRTYSAHIYNNYFDGNSKYGAGSTMASSLFLEGNYFRNTKYPMLISMQGTDTYSGTGTFSSEAGGMIKSFNNFITGAQRFIPYDATNFPVEFDAVVATTRNQVIPNTIKTKKGETPYNNFDTDPLSYINTLVVQEPEAARDQTMQYAGRVSGGDLRFTFDNTVDDKSYDINPALKALLTNYQTQLVFVQGETPVVVSSQTLTAPGNNDQNVATGVAISDMVFTWGGTADDASVSGLPASGITFVKNMGEKTIIVSGTPTEDVSFTVTTSGATGTPVSADGNITIEDNPANTSNIIHNFTTNGLVSSFYTFESANLNAADGNTTYDGLTLTKRLKIETATKINYKTTSVSTLTLVFNSDFAKKIKLDGSNYTAVNGVVIIPNVAAGDHSITKGDTTDLYYIKTEYGTLATGNTAIAETNIKIYPNPVTDYVMLSVPENVKIENISIYSTAGQLVKTFQGKDQKINLSNLKSGLYIMNVKSNNGSQQFKIIKK
- a CDS encoding alpha/beta hydrolase, whose product is MKKYSALFAVLFINLIYSQIKKDPTFSLNSAFQKEIKKFPFIKKVEFLQSSEINFTSDIIYKKVGNHDLKLDAFINKNSISKPAVILIHGGGWKSGSKEMQNPMAQKIALLGYQTFTVEYRLSDEAKYPASINDIRDAILFLKKNRKKFKIDATKIALLGCSSGGQIVSLIGTKYPAEINAVIDIDGLLSFHHPDSEEGEVAALWLGGTYEEVPKVWQDASALSHVSATTPPFLFINSQFKRFSAGQNDFITKLNEFGIYFQVEKIENSPHPFWLFEPWFEPTIKYISNFLNVNFKINQNENL
- a CDS encoding pectate lyase → MKKYIFSFLTSLLCIFSYSQNYFLAAPEGFAAGTTGGGSATPVTVSTFADLKSNLTSTGAKVILVSGTITVPINNQISAVITNKSLIGLPGAKLVNENQTFTGAGILNLKSGSNNIIIRNLIFVGPGAYDIDGKDNLTADGATNLWVDHCEFQDGLDGNFDIKGKSDNVTVSWCKFTYLKPPLAGGSGGSNDHRFSNLVGSSATDAPSDGHYSITFQNCFWSEGAKERMPRARNAELHILSSYYKTSVSGSKAIGLGGGVNNTTCYVENTNFAKIGSVYTNYPGDGGTVAINFVNSLKTPSNIGTVAAPTYSYTPIPVDKVEMFLTDATCGAGATLQVTASGIISPSNCTNLGINTTGANATKSIVSRVSDNSLYLYFPVKITGKVTIEIFSMAGQLLKTLQHNVKASVPVEINIASLKGGFYIFSAQAEKNALSGKFQKK